Genomic window (Sinorhizobium sojae CCBAU 05684):
AATTCGTCGAGATGTTTGTCGGCGTCGGGGCTGCCCGAGTGCGCGACCTCTTCGAGCAAGCCCGATCGAAAGCGCCGGCCATCATCTTCATCGACGAGCTCGATGCGCTCGGCCGCGCGCGCGGCATCGGCCCGATGGCCGGCGGCCACGACGAGAAGGAACAGACGCTCAATCAGTTGCTGGTCGAACTCGACGGCTTCGATCCGTCGACCGGACTTGTGCTGCTCGCCGCGACCAACCGGCCGGAGATCCTTGATCCGGCGCTCCTGCGCGCCGGGCGCTTCGACCGCCAGGTTCTCGTCGACCGCCCCGACAAGCAGGGTCGCGTGCAGATCCTCAACGTGCATCTGAGGAAGGCGAAGCTCGCTACCGACGTCGAGCCGGAGAAAATCGCGGCACTGACGCCTGGCTTCACTGGCGCCGATCTCGCCAACCTGGTCAACGAGGCAGCCCTGCTTGCCACCCGGCGCAATGCCGACGCCGTCACCATGGACGATTTCAACAATGCCATCGAGCGCATCATCGCCGGACTCGAGAAGCGCAACCGGCTGCTCAATCCGCGAGAACGCGAGGTGGTCGCCTATCACGAAATGGGCCACGCTCTCGTCGCAATGGCACTGCCGGGCGTCGATCCCGTGCACAAGGTCTCGATCATTCCGCGCGGCATCGGCTCGCTCGGCTACACGATCCAGAGGCCGACGGAAGACCGGTTCCTGATGACCAAGGAGGAACTGGAGAACAAGATGGCGGTGCTGCTCGGCGGGCGCGCCGCCGAGTGGATCGTCTTCGGCCATCTTTCAACGGGCGCTTCCGACGATCTGGTCAAGGTGACCGACATCGCACGCGCCATCGTCGCGCGCTACGGCATGACGGAACGGCTCGGTCACGTCGCCCTGGAGCGAGATCGCCGTTCGCTGCTGACGCCCGACCCCATCTATCAGGGCGCCAGCGAGCGCGACTATTCGGAAAAGACCGCCGCCATCCTTGACGAGGAGGTCCGCCGGATCGTCGACGGTGCCTTCGAGCGGACGGAGGCGCTGTTGAAAGAGCGGCGTCCGCTGCTGGAGCGGTCGGCGAAGCTGCTTCTGGAACGGGAGACTATTAGCGAGGACGAATTGCATTCTCTCATCGATCAGCCACCGGCAAGCACGGGTGTCGCCCGCCAAGCTTGAATTTCGATCGCGCAGGAATCGCTGATCGGTGTGAAGAGATTTCCACTGCCCTCGGTCCGCCACGCGGGGAACGAATTCGCCCGCGCAAGGTTGTGGCACCACGCGTGATCGTCGGAGCAATCGATGAACGAAACGGCTTACACGCCATCGCCGAGGACCGACACCGAGCCGTCGGTGCTCGTTGCGACCACCAGGATCTCCTGGGCCTCAGTCTTCGCCGGCGTGGCGCTGGCGCTGACGGTACAGCTCCTCCTGCATCTGCTTGGCGTCGGCATCGGCGCGGCCACTTTCTCTCCGAGTGGCGATGCTTATGCAGGGCCCGGTGCGATCGCGAGCGGGCTCTGGTTTGCGTTTTCAGGTGTGATCGCGGGCTTTACCGGCGGCTATGCGGCGAGCCGCCTGTCGGGCCGCACCGGCACGACGACAGGTGTTTATCATGGCCTGACGTCGTGGGCGGTCACGACGCTGGTCGTCGTCTACCTGTTGACCACCTCCGCCGGCGCGTTGATCGGCGGAGCACTGGGCGGCCTCTCGTCCGCGGCGAGCGGGCGCATCGCCGCCTCCGCTCCTGCGATAGCCGCCGACCCATTCGACGAAATCGAGTACCGGATCCGCGATGGAATCGGCGGCAATGATCCGGCGGCGATGAGGGACGCCACCGTGGCGGCGGTGCGCATGCTCGTCACCAGCGATGAGGCGGAGACCGACCACGCCCGTGCCCGAGCCGTCGATGCCCTCGCGCAGGCGCGTAGCATTCCCGTCACGGAGGCACGCGCGCGCGTCGAGGCGTATGAGCGCTCCTACCGAACGGCGGTCGCGGCAGCCCGTAAGCAGGCTCACGAGATGGCGGCGACGACTGCGGCTGTCGTCTCGACCGCCGCCTTCTTCGGCTTCTTTTCGCTGGTCCTCGGAGCCGTAGCGGCCTGGATCGGCGGCTGGTATGGAGTTCGCCGCGTTGAGGCTCTCTCGGAACTGTCGTGAGGTCCAGGTCCCCGCGGCCGGGTCCGCTTAGATGATGGCCCGATCCCACCCACCGTAATGCTCTTCGCTGCGCGTGCCGCGCGGCAGGCTCAGCGCAACAAGCGCCAG
Coding sequences:
- the ftsH gene encoding ATP-dependent zinc metalloprotease FtsH; the encoded protein is MDKQMKFNIWYWVAAIFALMLFQYIFTTATQVAQIPYSEFQTYLEEGKISEVAVSDQYIQGTFKTPQDGKPMFITTRVEPDIAQQLQERGVVVTGKVESTFLRDLLSWILPVVLFIGIWMFMLRRMAGGMGGGLMQIGKSKAKVYVQTNTGVTFKDVAGVDEAKDELKEIIDFLKDPSGYGRLGGRMPKGILLVGPPGTGKTLLARAVAGEAGVPFFSISGSEFVEMFVGVGAARVRDLFEQARSKAPAIIFIDELDALGRARGIGPMAGGHDEKEQTLNQLLVELDGFDPSTGLVLLAATNRPEILDPALLRAGRFDRQVLVDRPDKQGRVQILNVHLRKAKLATDVEPEKIAALTPGFTGADLANLVNEAALLATRRNADAVTMDDFNNAIERIIAGLEKRNRLLNPREREVVAYHEMGHALVAMALPGVDPVHKVSIIPRGIGSLGYTIQRPTEDRFLMTKEELENKMAVLLGGRAAEWIVFGHLSTGASDDLVKVTDIARAIVARYGMTERLGHVALERDRRSLLTPDPIYQGASERDYSEKTAAILDEEVRRIVDGAFERTEALLKERRPLLERSAKLLLERETISEDELHSLIDQPPASTGVARQA